A single region of the Lysinibacillus sp. B2A1 genome encodes:
- a CDS encoding riboflavin transporter FmnP: MKKNVKLQSFITIGMLSSISFLLMLFNFPIPPFPAFLEVDFSDMPALLAAITMGPVAGILVELFKNVLDWIFSGTPTGVPVGHIANFTTGILFILPVSIIFKRFKNIGGLIGGLAAGTIVMAVGMSVLNYAVFLPMYTYFLGMEPVVGDSLYKMIVAGILPFNIVKGILLTVIMALLFTTMRKWIDRQRNMYLTK; the protein is encoded by the coding sequence ATGAAGAAAAATGTTAAACTTCAATCGTTTATAACGATTGGCATGCTGAGCAGTATTTCATTTTTATTAATGCTATTTAATTTCCCAATTCCGCCATTCCCAGCGTTTTTGGAAGTAGATTTCAGTGATATGCCTGCATTACTAGCGGCTATCACAATGGGACCTGTAGCGGGGATTCTAGTAGAGTTATTTAAAAATGTTTTGGATTGGATTTTCTCAGGCACGCCGACAGGAGTACCCGTAGGACATATCGCTAACTTCACGACAGGTATTTTATTTATTTTACCGGTATCCATTATTTTTAAGCGTTTTAAAAACATTGGTGGCCTTATTGGTGGCTTAGCAGCAGGAACAATCGTTATGGCGGTTGGTATGAGTGTTCTTAACTATGCTGTATTTTTACCAATGTACACGTACTTTTTGGGGATGGAGCCTGTTGTAGGAGATTCATTATATAAAATGATTGTGGCTGGAATCTTGCCATTTAATATTGTCAAAGGAATTTTATTAACTGTTATCATGGCTTTATTATTTACAACTATGCGCAAATGGATAGATCGTCAACGTAATATGTATTTAACGAAATAA
- a CDS encoding chemotaxis protein, with amino-acid sequence MRLSIRKKISLLIFSCILLLTSLLAGINYYVAKKNLLESADTKLLSDIQVSYEYLNAKFPGDWSIKNNQLYKGDVNMVENFDIADKVGELTNGNAVSIFQNDTRISTNIVENGERALNTKVSDEVAAVVLGEKKRFIGSASVLGSMHQAAYDPILDSKGDVIGVWATAVPTAPYISIATKSALENIAVSLGIAILLIVGISWFLQRQIINPINILSSNAQELADLNLNVKLLNPKSKDEIADLALAFSNMKDRLTETITIVAGSANQVANSSHSLAESSHQTSEASNQIALTMNEIAVGTTTQSDQAEQIVSMMQKTIEEVSSSLQKAEMTLTSAIESSNIARKGEEAITEAIKHLSAVTQTVSYATDSIQKLGKRSEEIGGIITVITGIAEQTNLLALNAAIEAARAGDQGKGFAVVASEVRQLAEQSSMASGQITNLINDIQAETSVTVRTMESNLLAVEEQVTIINKGGTALKEIVEKVVETEKGVEQMKAAFTHVNDNSLGVQQAIQDISRIIEDSAAATEEIAATSEEQYATVAEITQNSDELATIADKLQNEVNKFKF; translated from the coding sequence ATGAGACTGTCAATCCGAAAAAAAATAAGCCTGCTAATCTTTAGTTGTATTTTACTACTTACTTCACTTTTAGCAGGGATAAATTATTATGTTGCGAAAAAGAATCTTTTAGAAAGTGCTGATACTAAGCTTCTATCAGATATTCAAGTAAGCTATGAATATTTAAATGCAAAATTCCCTGGAGATTGGTCCATCAAAAATAATCAATTATATAAAGGCGATGTCAACATGGTTGAGAATTTTGACATCGCTGATAAAGTTGGCGAGCTAACAAACGGTAATGCCGTATCCATTTTCCAAAATGATACACGAATTAGTACCAATATTGTTGAAAATGGAGAGCGTGCTTTAAATACTAAAGTATCTGACGAGGTGGCAGCTGTAGTATTAGGAGAAAAAAAACGATTTATTGGTTCAGCCAGTGTTTTAGGAAGCATGCACCAAGCAGCCTATGACCCTATTTTAGATAGCAAAGGAGATGTAATAGGTGTATGGGCAACAGCCGTTCCAACAGCACCTTATATAAGCATTGCAACAAAATCTGCTCTTGAAAATATAGCCGTTTCGTTAGGGATTGCTATTCTATTAATTGTCGGTATTAGTTGGTTTTTACAACGACAAATCATTAACCCAATTAATATTCTAAGCTCCAATGCCCAAGAGCTAGCAGATTTAAATTTGAATGTTAAATTATTAAATCCTAAGAGCAAGGATGAGATTGCGGATCTGGCACTTGCATTTAGTAATATGAAGGATCGTTTAACAGAAACAATTACAATTGTGGCTGGTAGTGCTAATCAGGTCGCTAACTCTTCCCACTCTTTAGCTGAATCATCACACCAAACTAGTGAGGCTTCTAACCAAATTGCATTAACCATGAATGAAATCGCAGTTGGAACAACAACACAATCCGATCAAGCTGAGCAAATTGTATCGATGATGCAAAAAACAATTGAAGAAGTATCGAGTAGTTTGCAAAAAGCTGAAATGACTTTGACTAGTGCTATAGAATCATCGAATATTGCACGTAAAGGAGAAGAAGCGATTACTGAGGCAATCAAACATTTAAGTGCTGTAACCCAAACAGTGTCTTATGCAACCGACTCAATTCAAAAGCTTGGCAAACGCTCTGAGGAAATTGGTGGTATTATCACCGTGATTACAGGTATTGCAGAGCAAACAAATTTACTTGCCCTTAATGCAGCCATTGAAGCCGCACGCGCAGGTGATCAAGGAAAAGGCTTTGCGGTTGTTGCCTCAGAGGTACGTCAGCTAGCTGAGCAATCAAGCATGGCATCTGGGCAAATTACAAATCTAATAAATGATATTCAGGCTGAAACATCAGTAACAGTTCGCACAATGGAAAGCAATTTGCTTGCAGTAGAGGAGCAAGTAACAATTATCAATAAAGGAGGAACTGCTTTAAAAGAGATTGTGGAGAAAGTTGTGGAGACGGAAAAAGGTGTTGAACAAATGAAGGCTGCATTTACGCATGTCAATGACAACTCCTTAGGTGTTCAACAAGCTATTCAAGACATTTCTCGTATCATTGAGGACTCCGCGGCTGCAACAGAGGAAATCGCTGCTACTTCTGAGGAACAATATGCTACCGTAGCAGAGATAACACAAAACTCAGATGAATTAGCAACAATTGCTGATAAATTACAAAACGAAGTCAATAAATTTAAGTTTTAA
- a CDS encoding ATP-binding protein, which produces MEFTLNVNPDTQAIAFVDQVMENYSNVYNLPYKKELRFVVHELVINAVEAMGKINTCSKKEIQIHVCQSNEEIKVTVTDEAKGIAENDWDKVLQYDFNELDYSDRGRGLFFVKNMVDDIWFEHISETKFLVGISKRIYINENREL; this is translated from the coding sequence ATGGAATTCACGCTCAATGTAAATCCTGATACACAAGCTATAGCATTCGTAGATCAAGTTATGGAAAATTATTCAAATGTATATAATCTACCTTATAAAAAGGAATTACGCTTTGTTGTACATGAATTAGTTATAAATGCTGTTGAAGCAATGGGAAAAATCAATACATGCTCAAAAAAAGAAATTCAAATACATGTATGCCAATCCAATGAAGAAATAAAAGTAACTGTTACTGATGAAGCAAAAGGGATTGCTGAAAATGATTGGGATAAAGTTCTTCAATACGATTTCAATGAACTTGATTATTCAGATCGTGGGCGTGGTTTATTTTTTGTCAAAAATATGGTTGACGATATTTGGTTTGAACATATTTCTGAAACAAAATTTTTAGTTGGTATCTCAAAAAGAATTTATATAAATGAAAATAGAGAGCTTTGA
- a CDS encoding RNA polymerase sigma factor SigX, with protein MNDSVFHRLYDAYHQDVFQFLIYLVKNRILAEDLAHEVYVRVLRSYDQFAGNSSEKTWLFAIAKNVAIDHFRKQAVRQKHSLDFFDWETEQLHSNTPSPEDMLEASDEFMQVESALENCTGDQKMVIIMRYFQDLSIAETAQILDWTEAKVKTTQHRAIKFLRQQLQQVREQEAKRQ; from the coding sequence TTGAATGACTCCGTGTTCCATCGACTATACGATGCATACCATCAAGACGTGTTCCAGTTTCTTATTTATTTAGTAAAAAACCGTATACTTGCTGAAGATTTAGCGCACGAGGTTTATGTACGAGTGTTGCGCTCATACGATCAATTTGCAGGAAATAGCAGTGAAAAGACATGGCTTTTTGCCATTGCTAAAAATGTAGCAATCGATCACTTTCGGAAGCAGGCAGTACGCCAAAAGCATTCACTTGATTTTTTTGACTGGGAAACGGAACAGCTCCATTCAAACACACCATCACCGGAAGATATGTTGGAGGCCAGTGATGAATTTATGCAGGTAGAGTCAGCACTTGAAAACTGTACAGGAGACCAAAAGATGGTCATCATTATGCGCTACTTTCAAGATTTATCGATTGCAGAAACAGCACAAATACTAGATTGGACAGAAGCAAAGGTAAAAACAACGCAGCATCGTGCCATTAAATTTTTAAGGCAACAGCTACAACAGGTTAGAGAACAGGAGGCGAAACGGCAATGA
- a CDS encoding response regulator translates to MSVLIIGSVSNDVLRLQKYFHRIDIKDIHCFSSSDAAMNYLLDSLKEELELIILDAKLTLKNCEEICQQIYSLINWIDVPILLATTYEKTITIDRVFEAGIFDFILKPFDFTQFKTRIQVATKYQNEAKLRKQQESIIQKDLIVAKKFQKNALSPPLNLKYLQIDGLYVTSNTLGGDMYCWFRINEHLTAILLYDAMGHGIAASLVTMSVRSLLKGMITKLIDPVTVIRELNRQIYELFSDEDMDRFLMTAIYILIDTKNGTLHYVNAAHPAGFLFGKYGETVFLQANTPILGLFPTIPITKKTIPLSGWHRIILYTDGLLTLNKQHSIDMEFFHSYASQENSYALQKFSQKYNLLDNDHSDDITVVSITITLQGR, encoded by the coding sequence ATGTCAGTATTAATTATTGGCAGCGTAAGTAATGATGTATTGCGTCTGCAAAAATATTTTCATCGTATAGACATCAAAGATATTCATTGCTTTTCCTCCTCTGATGCAGCAATGAATTATTTATTAGATTCTTTGAAAGAAGAGCTGGAATTAATTATTCTCGATGCAAAATTGACACTTAAAAATTGCGAAGAAATATGTCAGCAAATTTACAGTTTAATAAACTGGATTGATGTCCCAATCCTTCTTGCTACTACTTATGAGAAAACGATTACGATTGATAGAGTTTTTGAAGCTGGGATATTTGATTTTATTTTAAAGCCATTTGATTTCACACAATTTAAAACTCGAATTCAAGTAGCCACAAAATATCAGAATGAAGCAAAACTTCGAAAGCAGCAAGAAAGTATTATTCAAAAAGACTTAATTGTGGCAAAAAAATTTCAAAAAAACGCTTTATCACCACCATTAAATCTTAAATACCTACAGATTGATGGACTTTATGTTACATCCAATACACTAGGAGGTGACATGTACTGTTGGTTTAGGATTAATGAACATTTGACAGCTATTCTTTTATATGATGCTATGGGGCATGGCATCGCTGCATCACTTGTTACCATGTCCGTTCGATCTCTGTTAAAAGGTATGATTACAAAATTAATCGATCCTGTAACAGTCATTCGGGAGCTGAATCGTCAAATATACGAACTTTTCTCTGATGAAGATATGGACCGTTTTTTAATGACGGCTATCTACATACTTATTGATACAAAAAATGGAACATTACACTATGTGAATGCAGCCCATCCAGCTGGATTTTTATTTGGAAAGTATGGAGAGACAGTATTTCTTCAAGCGAACACACCTATTCTTGGATTATTCCCTACAATTCCAATCACTAAAAAAACAATTCCTTTATCTGGCTGGCATCGAATTATACTTTATACAGATGGATTATTGACATTAAATAAGCAACACAGTATCGATATGGAATTTTTCCATTCCTATGCCTCACAAGAAAATAGCTATGCCTTACAAAAATTTTCTCAAAAGTACAATTTATTAGATAATGATCACAGTGATGATATAACAGTAGTTTCAATAACAATTACATTACAGGGTAGGTGA
- a CDS encoding DNA-binding response regulator, translating into MSENISVLVVDDEDRIRRLLKMYLEREGYLVDEAENGEQAIEKSLEKEYHCILLDIMMPEKDGLEVCAEIRERAATPIILLTAKGEEANRVQGFELGADDYIVKPFSPREVVLRVKAILRRSQAFSPSTNASSSKDLVVFQHLMIDHDAHRVTAEGIEVNLTPKEYELLYFLAKSPDKVFDREQLLKEVWHYDFFGDLRTVDTHVKRLREKLNRVSENAAKMIVTVWGVGYKFEVVNE; encoded by the coding sequence GTGTCAGAAAATATTTCAGTGTTAGTAGTAGACGATGAGGATCGTATTCGACGCTTATTAAAAATGTATTTGGAGCGTGAAGGATACCTTGTTGACGAAGCAGAAAATGGTGAACAAGCGATCGAAAAATCTTTAGAAAAAGAGTACCATTGTATTTTATTAGATATCATGATGCCTGAAAAAGACGGACTTGAAGTATGTGCAGAAATCCGTGAACGTGCAGCAACACCAATTATTTTATTAACTGCTAAGGGCGAAGAAGCAAACCGTGTACAGGGCTTTGAGCTTGGGGCAGATGATTATATTGTAAAACCATTTAGTCCTCGTGAGGTAGTGTTACGTGTGAAGGCTATATTACGTCGTTCGCAGGCATTCTCACCTTCGACAAATGCATCCTCCTCTAAAGATTTGGTTGTATTCCAGCATTTAATGATCGACCATGATGCCCATCGTGTAACAGCAGAGGGGATTGAGGTAAATTTAACACCGAAAGAATATGAATTGCTTTATTTTCTAGCGAAGTCGCCAGACAAAGTATTTGACCGTGAACAATTACTAAAAGAAGTTTGGCATTATGATTTCTTTGGAGATTTACGTACTGTGGATACGCATGTAAAGCGCTTACGTGAAAAGCTCAATCGTGTATCTGAAAACGCTGCAAAGATGATTGTCACTGTTTGGGGCGTTGGCTACAAATTTGAGGTTGTCAATGAATAG
- a CDS encoding anti-sigma factor antagonist, giving the protein MNQKKIAMDIGTKADYILIAFTGDLEYELIEDIKKDLQSLNLETKHGYIIDMQKVTNIDSTGFGMIVNFAKKVSIKEKKIAIIVVDDFIRNLFAISQVDKVFPITNSEEQARKIIKEDWLGELSLTEY; this is encoded by the coding sequence ATGAATCAGAAGAAAATTGCGATGGATATTGGCACAAAGGCTGATTATATCTTAATTGCGTTTACTGGTGATTTGGAATACGAGCTGATTGAGGATATAAAAAAAGATCTTCAATCACTAAATTTAGAAACAAAGCATGGATATATTATCGATATGCAAAAGGTAACAAATATAGATAGTACCGGCTTTGGTATGATCGTCAACTTTGCCAAAAAAGTTTCTATAAAAGAAAAGAAAATCGCCATAATTGTCGTCGATGATTTCATCCGCAACTTATTCGCTATTTCACAGGTTGATAAAGTTTTTCCTATCACAAACAGCGAAGAGCAAGCAAGAAAGATTATTAAAGAAGACTGGCTAGGAGAATTATCACTTACCGAATATTAA
- the glnA gene encoding type I glutamate--ammonia ligase: MKHYIKEDIIRRVEEENVKFIRLQFTDILGTIKNVEVPVSQLEKALDNKVMFDGSSIEGFVRIEESDMYLRPDFNTFVIFPWTAEKGKVARFICDITRPDGTPFEGDPRSNLKRVLKEMEELGFTSFNLGPEPEFFLFKLDDKGHPTLELNDSGGYFDLAPTDLGENCRRDIVLELEGMGFEIEASHHEVAPGQHEIDFKYTNAIEACDNIQTFKLVVKTIAAQHGLHATFMPKPLYGVNGSGMHFNLSLFEGSKNVFYDENAELQLSQTARSFMAGIIKHVHGFTAVTNPLVNSYKRLVPGYEAPCYVAWSAQNRSPLIRIPAARGLSTRIELRSVDPAANPYLAMAVILASGLDGIRNDLTPPDAVDRNIYKMSRNERELNGIDSLPSSLEFALIELEMDHIVREALGDHIFEKFTTAKEIEWNKYRTRVHNWEREEYLRMY; the protein is encoded by the coding sequence ATGAAACATTATATAAAAGAAGATATTATACGCCGAGTGGAAGAAGAAAATGTGAAATTTATTCGCCTACAATTTACTGATATATTGGGAACAATTAAAAATGTTGAGGTTCCTGTAAGTCAATTAGAAAAAGCATTGGACAATAAAGTGATGTTTGATGGTTCATCCATTGAGGGCTTTGTACGTATTGAAGAATCAGATATGTATTTACGTCCAGATTTTAATACTTTTGTAATTTTCCCTTGGACAGCTGAAAAGGGCAAGGTAGCGCGCTTTATTTGTGATATAACAAGACCTGACGGTACGCCGTTTGAAGGTGATCCACGCTCTAACCTAAAAAGGGTACTAAAAGAGATGGAGGAGCTTGGTTTTACTTCATTTAATTTAGGGCCAGAACCAGAGTTTTTCTTATTTAAGCTGGATGACAAAGGGCACCCAACACTTGAATTAAATGATAGTGGGGGATACTTTGACCTAGCACCAACAGATCTTGGCGAGAATTGTCGTCGTGACATTGTATTAGAGCTAGAAGGAATGGGCTTCGAAATTGAAGCATCTCATCATGAGGTGGCACCTGGTCAGCATGAAATTGACTTTAAATATACCAATGCTATTGAAGCCTGTGATAATATTCAAACATTTAAACTTGTTGTAAAAACAATTGCAGCGCAGCATGGTTTACACGCAACCTTTATGCCAAAGCCATTATATGGCGTTAATGGCTCAGGAATGCATTTCAATCTATCTTTATTTGAGGGAAGTAAAAATGTTTTTTATGATGAAAATGCAGAACTGCAATTAAGCCAAACAGCGCGTAGTTTTATGGCTGGTATTATTAAACATGTACATGGTTTTACTGCAGTCACAAATCCGCTTGTGAATTCCTATAAACGTTTAGTGCCTGGCTATGAGGCTCCTTGTTATGTAGCGTGGTCTGCTCAAAACCGTTCACCACTTATTCGAATTCCGGCTGCAAGAGGCCTTTCAACACGCATTGAGCTTCGTTCTGTTGATCCTGCAGCAAACCCATATTTAGCGATGGCCGTTATTTTAGCATCAGGGCTCGATGGGATTCGCAATGATTTAACACCTCCAGATGCAGTTGATCGCAATATTTATAAAATGTCTCGGAATGAACGTGAATTAAACGGTATTGATAGTTTACCATCATCATTGGAATTTGCACTAATTGAATTAGAAATGGATCATATAGTACGTGAGGCACTTGGGGATCATATTTTTGAAAAATTCACGACTGCTAAAGAAATAGAATGGAATAAATATCGTACACGCGTCCATAACTGGGAGCGTGAAGAATATTTAAGAATGTACTAA
- a CDS encoding histidine kinase: MNRIWNSVVGKLWVTILLLVSFVLFVFTVLMLEFLQNYHMQQAEISLRQTAATVASIVDDNETAESTSELLKDILPESTNALIATGNNEVSFALQEGVNKKEIQDTILANKSFHKIFQSDEPITKEMMMPSSTDKEKIESYVVLGFPLNVENAVHGAVFIYQSPDALHKTSKETTKIVFLSAFIAFVLTTFFAFFLSSRITSPLRKMRELAFEISKGNFEAKMPTTQNDEIGQLAVAFNQMGRQLKHNLEVINQENEQLSNILTSMTDAVITFNRDRTILLSNPPAERLMQKWFVNKGSQSAKPIPPELYHMLDHVLMFEDKLEEEIEMDGNYYTFTISPLYSGELIRGAVAVIRDMTEQHRLEKLRSDFIANVSHELRTPISMLQGYSEALMDDDFIQDQEERNEITKIIYDESKRMGRLVTDLLDLARMESGHMTLYKDELPINSIFERITQKFAQVAKEKNVRLVFDSEFNEEARISIDEDRIEQVLTNLVDNALRHTDEGSVTVKIEQEPTFAKISVQDTGHGIPHEDLPYVFERFYKADKARTRSKGGTGLGLAIARNIVKAHSGTIMVDSVLKEGTTFTFYLPFE; this comes from the coding sequence ATGAATAGAATATGGAATAGTGTTGTCGGGAAGCTATGGGTAACCATATTGCTTCTCGTTTCATTTGTATTATTTGTTTTCACGGTTTTGATGCTCGAATTTCTACAAAATTACCATATGCAGCAAGCGGAGATTTCGTTGCGTCAAACAGCTGCAACGGTGGCAAGTATTGTAGATGATAATGAAACGGCAGAGTCAACATCGGAATTATTAAAAGATATTTTACCCGAAAGCACGAATGCCCTTATTGCGACAGGTAATAACGAAGTATCGTTTGCTTTGCAGGAGGGTGTTAATAAAAAAGAAATACAGGATACTATATTAGCCAATAAATCTTTCCATAAAATTTTTCAATCAGATGAACCAATTACGAAAGAAATGATGATGCCATCATCTACAGATAAAGAAAAAATAGAATCGTATGTGGTGCTCGGCTTCCCATTAAATGTAGAGAATGCCGTGCATGGTGCTGTCTTTATTTATCAAAGTCCTGATGCACTACATAAAACATCGAAAGAAACGACAAAAATTGTCTTTTTATCTGCCTTTATTGCCTTTGTGCTGACAACATTCTTTGCCTTTTTCCTTTCCTCACGTATTACCTCGCCATTACGTAAAATGCGTGAATTGGCGTTTGAAATTTCAAAAGGGAATTTTGAAGCAAAAATGCCAACAACACAAAATGATGAAATTGGTCAGCTTGCTGTTGCCTTTAATCAAATGGGGCGACAATTAAAGCATAATTTAGAAGTAATTAATCAGGAAAATGAACAACTTTCTAATATTTTGACATCAATGACAGATGCAGTCATTACGTTTAATCGAGATCGTACAATATTATTAAGTAACCCGCCAGCAGAGCGTTTAATGCAAAAATGGTTTGTTAATAAAGGTTCTCAAAGTGCAAAGCCAATTCCACCAGAGCTATATCATATGCTAGATCATGTACTGATGTTTGAGGATAAATTAGAAGAAGAAATTGAGATGGATGGAAATTATTATACCTTTACGATTAGTCCCCTTTACAGTGGGGAATTAATACGTGGAGCAGTTGCTGTTATTCGTGATATGACAGAGCAGCATCGCTTAGAAAAGCTGCGTTCAGATTTCATAGCGAATGTATCTCATGAGCTGAGAACACCAATTTCAATGCTTCAGGGCTATTCAGAGGCCTTAATGGATGATGATTTTATTCAGGATCAGGAAGAACGTAACGAGATAACAAAAATTATCTACGATGAATCGAAGCGTATGGGACGTCTAGTAACAGATTTATTAGATTTAGCTCGTATGGAATCGGGGCATATGACGCTTTATAAGGATGAGCTTCCAATTAATTCTATATTCGAGCGGATAACACAAAAGTTTGCTCAAGTCGCTAAAGAGAAAAATGTTCGTCTAGTATTTGATAGTGAATTCAATGAGGAAGCTAGGATAAGTATTGACGAGGATCGGATTGAACAAGTGTTAACAAATTTAGTTGACAATGCACTCCGTCATACGGATGAAGGGTCAGTTACTGTCAAAATTGAGCAGGAGCCGACCTTCGCAAAAATATCTGTTCAGGATACAGGACATGGCATTCCACATGAGGACTTACCTTATGTTTTTGAACGTTTTTATAAAGCTGACAAAGCCCGGACGCGTTCTAAAGGCGGAACTGGCCTAGGTTTAGCTATTGCTAGAAATATTGTAAAGGCACATTCAGGGACGATTATGGTAGACAGTGTGCTGAAAGAAGGTACGACCTTTACGTTTTATTTACCTTTCGAGTAA
- a CDS encoding RNA polymerase subunit sigma: MTHNQFDDDQLEHVLNNAPKLSDRRSKDEILNRLLADTRLQDNVHLQEAIQQPVDEEVSAQEQQQSTETESTKRKIRKWPIFMSVAAVFALTVGVGSMFMNNKHSKIDQATAPDIAPYSTMEDGPAAKTAENHDNYLDSSIVTEHAKFMSLRTSVYEEDLTDAVVFRIGLASRDVESVPMTYIIPNEQVAADFGKEKPSTLQMYKKYAPQIKEEEKGFTNYHPYQGELKEKDDKLIHVLPEKNDYDVASAPVNEYKGTLQDTFSDSEYTEVEFENADGTPYEFSQEGEPSKAMSLTGPSHFNYYLYKDQNNGTEYLSPDFRQTFSTVTEAITVMRNKNDDVYVPVVPENVNYTVQEVAEGVVVTFNDPLDLTTMEPVRATQLIEAMMLTAASFDKQLRLDNVVQENWEGFDFKNFLPKPVGANKQYMDTP; encoded by the coding sequence ATGACACATAACCAATTTGATGATGACCAACTAGAACATGTATTGAACAATGCCCCTAAGCTTTCTGACCGCCGTTCTAAAGATGAAATATTAAATCGATTATTGGCAGATACTCGGTTGCAGGATAATGTTCATCTGCAAGAAGCCATCCAGCAGCCAGTAGACGAAGAAGTGTCAGCGCAAGAACAACAGCAAAGTACAGAGACAGAATCAACAAAGCGCAAAATCCGTAAATGGCCAATCTTTATGAGTGTTGCCGCTGTTTTCGCATTAACAGTAGGTGTAGGTTCTATGTTTATGAATAATAAACATTCCAAGATAGATCAGGCGACTGCCCCTGATATTGCTCCATATTCTACTATGGAAGATGGGCCAGCTGCAAAAACTGCTGAAAATCATGATAATTATTTGGATTCGAGCATTGTTACAGAACATGCTAAATTTATGTCTCTACGTACCTCTGTGTACGAGGAGGACTTAACGGATGCCGTTGTCTTCCGCATTGGTTTGGCAAGCCGTGATGTAGAAAGTGTACCAATGACGTATATTATTCCCAATGAGCAAGTTGCAGCAGATTTTGGGAAAGAAAAACCTTCTACATTACAAATGTATAAAAAGTATGCACCACAAATTAAAGAGGAAGAAAAAGGCTTTACTAATTACCATCCATATCAAGGTGAATTGAAAGAAAAAGACGATAAGCTGATTCATGTATTACCTGAGAAAAATGATTACGATGTAGCTTCTGCCCCTGTGAATGAGTATAAGGGAACCTTGCAGGATACATTTTCGGACTCAGAGTATACAGAGGTAGAGTTTGAAAATGCAGATGGTACACCATACGAGTTCTCCCAAGAGGGGGAGCCGAGTAAGGCTATGTCATTAACAGGTCCAAGTCATTTTAATTATTATTTATATAAAGATCAGAACAATGGGACGGAGTATTTATCTCCTGATTTTCGTCAAACTTTTTCCACGGTAACAGAAGCGATTACAGTTATGCGCAATAAAAATGATGATGTCTATGTTCCTGTCGTTCCAGAAAATGTGAACTATACTGTTCAAGAGGTTGCTGAGGGTGTTGTTGTTACCTTTAATGATCCTCTTGATTTAACGACTATGGAACCGGTTCGAGCAACACAATTAATCGAAGCAATGATGCTAACGGCTGCAAGCTTTGATAAACAATTACGCCTAGATAATGTAGTTCAGGAAAATTGGGAAGGCTTTGATTTTAAAAATTTCTTGCCCAAGCCAGTAGGCGCAAACAAGCAATATATGGATACACCATAG